Proteins encoded by one window of Glycine soja cultivar W05 chromosome 15, ASM419377v2, whole genome shotgun sequence:
- the LOC114386407 gene encoding putative disease resistance RPP13-like protein 1, whose product MPVGEAFLSAFLQVLFDRLASKNVIEVILAGDKSKILKKFQKTLLLLKAVLNDAEDNHLKNEAVRMWLVELKDVAFDAEDVLDRFATEVLKRRLESMSQSQVQTTFAHVWNLFPTSLSSSMESNMKAITERLATLANERHELGLSEVAAGCSYKINETSSMVNESYIHGRDNDKKKIIQFLMENRPSHGDEVLVIPIVGMPGIGKTTLAQVVFNDDEVNTHFELKAWVSVPYDFDVKVVTRKILESVTCVTCDFNNLHQLQVKLRAVLSGKKFLIVLDDVWNKNYNEWIKLVAPFRGAARGSSVIVTTRSAEVANMMGTVESHHVNQLSDKDCWSVFVQHAFRSKTIDANQAFAEIGNVSKVDRCI is encoded by the coding sequence ATGCCTGTAGGAGAAGCATTTTTGTCAGCTTTCCTTCAAGTTTTGTTTGACAGGCTGGCCTCAAAGAATGTTATAGAGGTTATTCTTGCAGGAGACAAAAGCAAAATCCTAAAGAAATTTCAGAAGACTTTGCTGCTCCTCAAAGCAGTACTTAATGATGCAGAAGACAACCATTTAAAGAATGAGGCTGTGAGAATGTGGCTAGTTGAGCTTAAAGATGTTGCTTTTGATGCAGAAGATGTTCTAGATAGGTTTGCTACTGAAGTATTGAAGAGGAGGTTGGAATCGATGTCTCAATCTCAGGTTCAAACCACCTTTGCTCATGTATGGAATCTTTTCCCAACTTCTCTCAGCTCAAGTATGGAATCTAACATGAAGGCGATCACTGAGAGACTGGCGACTCTTGCAAATGAAAGGCATGAGCTTGGTTTAAGTGAGGTTGCTGCTGGATGTTCATACAAAATCAATGAAACAAGTTCCATGGTGAACGAGTCCTATATTCATGGCAGAGataatgacaaaaagaagattATCCAGTTCCTGATGGAGAATAGGCCAAGTCATGGTGATGAAGTCTTGGTCATTCCCATTGTGGGAATGCCAGGGATTGGGAAAACTACATTGGCTCAGGTTGTGTTCAATGATGACGAGGTGAATACGCACTTTGAACTCAAGGCATGGGTATCTGTACCTTATGATTTTGATGTCAAGGTTGTAACTAGAAAAATTCTAGAGTCAGTCACTTGCGTAACCTGTGATTTCAATAACTTACATCAGCTTCAAGTTAAACTCAGAGCAGTCTTGAGTGGCAAGAAGTTTCTGATTGTTCTGGATGACGTTTGGAACAAGAATTACAATGAATGGATTAAGCTGGTAGCTCCATTCAGAGGAGCTGCACGGGGAAGCTCAGTTATTGTAACAACAAGGAGTGCAGAAGTTGCCAACATGATGGGAACTGTTGAATCTCACCATGTCAACCAATTGTCTGATAAGGACTGTTGGTCAGTGTTTGTGCAGCATGCTTTTAGGAGTAAAACTATTGATGCAAATCAAGCTTTTGCAGAAATTGGTAATGTTAGCAAAGTTGATAGATGCATTTAA
- the LOC114387791 gene encoding putative disease resistance protein At3g14460, giving the protein MATTFGGILSSQKDARDWENVMDFEIWDLAEEESNILQTLRLSYNQLPSYLKRCFAYCSILPKGFEFEEKEIVLLWMAEGLLEQKSQKQMEDVGHEYFQELLSASLFQKSSSNRSLYVMHDLINDLAQWVAGESCFKLDNNFQSHKQKKKKISKMTRYASYVGGEYDGIQMFQAFKEAKSLRTFLPLKHRRLEEWSYITNHVPFELLPELRCLRALSLSGYFISKLPNSVSNLNLLRYLNLSSTDLRQLPESICSLCNMQTLLLRDCFNLEELPSNMSDLINLRHLDITRSHSLTRMPHGIGKLTHLQTLSNFVVGSSGIGELMKLSNIRGVLSVSRLEHVTDTREASEAMINKKVGIDVLKLKWTSCMNNQSHTERAKEVLQMLQPHKNLAKLTIKCYGGTSFPKWIGDPSYKSLVFLKLKDCAHCTSLPALGNLHALKELYIIGMKEVCCIDGEFCGNACLRPFPSLERLYFMDMEKWENWFLSDNNEQNDMFSSLQQLFIVKCPKLLGKLPENLPSLKHVIVKECEQLLVTISSLPVLYKLEIEGCKGLVLNCANEFNSLNSMSVSRILEFTFLMERLVQAFKTVEELKIVSCALDETVLNDLWVNEVWLEKNPHGLSSILRLIEIRNCNIMKSIPKVLMVNSHFLERLYICHCDSIVFVTMDQLPHSLKSLEISNCKNLRCLLDNGTCTSSSIIMHDDNVQHGSTIISHLEYVYIGWCPSLTCISRSGELPESVKHLFIWNCSELSCLSMKGQLPKSIERLEIQSCPKLESIANRLHRNTSLESIQIWNCENLKSLPEGLHFLVNLKEIKIIGCPNLVSFPEEGLPASSLSELSIMSCEKLVALPNSMYNLDSLKELEIGYCPSIQYFPEINFPDNLTSLWINDHNACEAMFNWGLYKLSFLRDLTIIGGNLFMPLEKLGTMLPSTLTSLTVQGFPHLENLSSEGFHKLTSLSSLTLRHLSNLTFLPFSGFKYLTSLEELSIYNCPKLLCLPEKGLPSSLLELYIQDCPFLKEQCRKDKGRDWLKIADVPYVEIDGKFIYDSDYED; this is encoded by the coding sequence ATGGCAACAACATTTGGGGGTATTTTGTCCTCACAGAAAGACGCAAGAGACTGGGAAAATGTAATGGATTTTGAAATATGGGATCTTGCAGAGGAGGAAAGTAACATCCTCCAAACATTAAGATTGAGTTATAATCAGCTTCCTTCATACCTGAAGAGGTGTTTTGCATACTGCTCCATACTACCAAAAGGCTTTGAATTTGAGGAGAAAGAGATAGTGTTGCTATGGATGGCTGAAGGACTTTTAGAGCAAAAATCACAGAAGCAAATGGAAGATGTTGGCCATGAGTACTTTCAAGAGCTACTCTCTGCATCACTTTTTCAGAAGTCAAGTAGCAACAGATCATTGTATGTAATGCATGACCTTATAAATGATCTAGCTCAATGGGTGGCTGGAGAGTCCTGTTTCAAATTggacaataattttcaatctcacaaacaaaagaaaaagaaaatttccaaAATGACTCGGTATGCATCATACGTTGGTGGTGAATATGATGGTATTCAAATGTTTCAGGCCTTTAAAGAAGCCAAGTCCTTAAGAACATTCCTCCCTCTAAAGCATCGAAGGCTAGAAGAATGGTCCTACATAACTAATCATGTTCCTTTTGAATTGTTACCTGAGTTAAGATGCTTGAGGGCATTATCATTGAGTGGATATTTCATCAGTAAGCTTCCAAATTCGGTTAGCAATTTGAATCTTCTACGCTACCTGAATCTTTCTTCGACTGACCTCAGACAGTTGCCAGAATCAATCTGCAGTCTATGCAATATGCAAACATTACTACTGAGAGATTGTTTTAATCTTGAAGAACTGCCATCAAACATGAGTGATTTGATCAACCTACGTCATCTAGATATCACCAGATCTCATTCTTTAACACGTATGCCACATGGTATTGGTAAATTGACACATCTTCAAACTTTGTCAAATTTTGTTGTAGGCTCAAGTGGGATAGGAGAATTGATGAAGCTGTCAAATATCCGAGGAGTACTTTCTGTGTCCAGGTTAGAGCATGTGACTGACACTCGAGAGGCAAGTGAAGCtatgataaataaaaaggtAGGCATTGATGTGCTGAAATTGAAGTGGACTAGTTGTATGAATAATCAGTCACATACTGAAAGAGCAAAAGAAGTGCTTCAGATGCTACAACCTCACAAAAATCTTGCAAAGCTTACTATTAAGTGCTATGGTGGTACGAGTTTCCCAAAATGGATAGGAGATCCATCCTACAAGAGCCTAGTGTTCTTAAAGTTGAAAGATTGTGCACATTGTACATCTTTGCCGGCACTTGGAAACCTTCATGCCCTCAAAGAACTTTACATCATTGGAATGAAAGAAGTATGTTGTATCGATGGTGAGTTCTGTGGTAATGCTTGCTTAAGaccttttccttccttggaGAGACTATACTTTATGGACATGGAAAAATGGGAAAATTGGTTCCTCTCAGATAACAATGAGCAGAATGACATGTTTTCTTCTTTGCAACAGCTTTTCATTGTGAAGTGTCCCAAACTTTTAGGTAAACTACCAGAAAATCTCCCTTCTCTCAAACATGTAATAGTTAAAGAATGTGAACAATTGCTGGTTACCATTTCAAGCCTTCCTGTGCTCTACAAACTAGAAATTGAAGGATGCAAAGGCTTGGTCCTTAATTGCGCAAATGAATTCAATTCACTGAATTCAATGTCTGTTTCCAGAATCTTGGAGTTCACATTCTTAATGGAGAGGTTAGTGCAGGCTTTCAAAACTGTAGAAGAACTCAAAATTGTCAGTTGTGCTCTTGATGAAACAGTTCTGAATGATTTATGGGTAAATGAGGTTTGGCTTGAGAAGAATCCACATGGTTTGTCATCTATTCTCAGATTAATTGAGATTAGAAATTGCAACATCATGAAATCTATACCTAAAGTACTAATGGTCAACAGCCATTTTCTCGAACGCTTGTACATATGTCACTGTGATTCCATAGTCTTTGTCACAATGGATCAACTGCCTCACTCTCTGAAATCATTGGAGATatcaaattgcaagaacttgaGATGTTTACTGGATAATGGAACATGCACTTCTTCATCAATAATTATGCATGATGACAATGTACAGCATGGTAGCACAATCATTTCTCATTTGGAGTATGTGTACATTGGCTGGTGTCCATCTCTCACCTGCATATCAAGAAGTGGTGAGTTACCTGAATCTGTCAAACATTTGTTCATTTGGAATTGTTCAGAGCTATCGTGCTTGTCAATGAAAGGCCAATTACCAAAAAGTATTGAGAGACTGGAGATTCAATCCTGTCCAAAGCTTGAGTCAATAGCAAACAGGTTGCACAGAAACACCTCCTTGGAATCTATTCAGATATGGAACTGTGAAAACCTCAAATCCCTCCCTGAAGGATTGCATTTCCTTGTGAATTtaaaggagatcaaaattatTGGTTGCCCAAATTTGGTTTCCTTCCCAGAAGAAGGTTTGCCCGCCTCAAGTCTGTCAGAACTTTCCATCATGAGCTGTGAGAAACTAGTGGCCCTGCCGAACAGCATGTACAATCTCGACTCCCTGAAAGAGCTGGAGATTGGATACTGTCCAAGCATTCAATATTTTCCGGAAATAAACTTTCCAGACAACTTAACATCCCTTTGGATCAATGACCATAATGCCTGTGAAGCAATGTTCAATTGGGGCTTATACAAGCTCTCTTTTCTTAGGGACCTCACCATCATAGGTGGAAATTTGTTTATGCCACTTGAAAAGCTGGGGACAATGCTTCCATCCACTTTAACTAGCCTCACTGTTCAAGGCTTTCCACACTTGGAAAACCTGTCATCAGAGGGCTTTCATAAACTTACCTCTTTATCTAGCCTAACCCTAAGACATCTCTCAAATCTAACATTCCTACCTTTCTCGGGGTTTAAATACCTTACCTCTCTTGAAGAGCTTTCTATTTATAACTGTCCCAAGCTCTTATGTTTACCAGAAAAGGGCCTTCCTTCCTCACTTTTGGAGCTATATATACAAGACTGTCCTTTCCTGAAAGAACAGTGCAGGAAAGATAAAGGGAGAGACTGGTTGAAGATTGCTGACGTTCCTTATGTTGAGATTGATGGCAAATTTATCTATGACTCGGATTATGAGGATTGA